The Pygocentrus nattereri isolate fPygNat1 chromosome 1, fPygNat1.pri, whole genome shotgun sequence genome window below encodes:
- the tmbim4 gene encoding protein lifeguard 4 has protein sequence MNQDKYPRSSIEDDFNYGTNVATASVQIRMDFLRKVYTILSLQIIVTTAVSALFMFCEPIKNFVHSSPSVVLVSAIGSLVLLLALAVYRHQHPVNLYLLFGFTLLEAVSVATAVTFYEYSVVLQACILTSAVFAGLTTYTFQSKRDFSKLGAGLFAALWILIIASFLRLFFNNDTVELVFASAGALLFCGFIIYDTHLLMHKLSPEEHVLASINLYLDIVNLFLHILRILESMKKN, from the exons ATGAACCAAGACAAATATCCTCGCTCTTCGATTGAGGACGATTTTAATTATGGCACCAACGTTGCGACGGCAAGCGTACAAATCCGTATGG ATTTCCTACGGAAAGTGTACACCATCCTGTCACTGCAGATCATCGTAACCACAGCTGTGTCTGCCCTCTTCATGTTCTGTGAGCCCATCAAAAACTTTGTGCATTCAAG TCCTTCTGTGGTATTGGTGTCAGCGATTGGATCTCTGGTTTTACTTTTAGCCTTGGCTGTCTACCGCCACCAGCACCCTGTCAATCTCTATTTACTTTTTGGATTT ACTCTGTTGGAGGCTGTGTCTGTGGCCACAGCTG tGACTTTTTATGAATACTCAGTGGTACTCCAGGCTTGCATCCTCACATCTGCTGTATTTGCTGGTTTGACTACTTACACCTTCCAGTCCAAGCGGGACTTTAGCAAACTTGGAGCTGG GCTGTTTGCTGCCCTGTGGATCCTGATCATTGCAAGCTTTTTGAGG CTGTTCTTCAACAATGACACAGTGGAGCTGGTGTTTGCCAGTGCTGGTGCGCTGCTGTTCTGCGGCTTCATCATCTACGACACGCACCTACTGATGCACAAATTGTCACCTGAGGAGCATGTGCTGGCCTCTATCAACCTCTACCTGGACATTGTCAACCTCTTCCTTCACATCCTGCGCATCCTTGAGTCCATGAAGAAGAACTAA